One genomic segment of Musa acuminata AAA Group cultivar baxijiao chromosome BXJ3-3, Cavendish_Baxijiao_AAA, whole genome shotgun sequence includes these proteins:
- the LOC103979352 gene encoding U-box domain-containing protein 44: MDIMGFGARDELLKRVADSVMLFCADARHVDLEQESFRRFSEYMGLLHALVRELTARRVERTPEWGTTTAALQQLEAEINKVRETLKTYGARSRLSRLLVCRDVLSKLQRSAHEICRAIESLSLGNLDSTLRLKSKAEEIVHGLESVEFKSAAATEAIVTEIANSAAEDGRSRDYTSRLLHQISDAIGATTSASLGREMALLKQEKEEMEARKQHAEALQLAQLIHLLSRTEMIPIPRGEGATPPTSDNFIGSFTCPISGELMQDPVAVVCGHSFERKAILEYFELGQRTCPTCGELLSSQELTRNISLQNSIQEWQKRSLTIKLQNAMSDLASSEPDTLNQALETLLAAMEVPGYIAEISQLNPVTKLVTMLKNNAVNSKSTLKCLCYLANHSAENKEAIAAAGAVRCIVKMFCRGETEPEALQVLLDLSENEKFADLIGNAKDCIPSLVSLAQNSVPAISEKALHVLSRLSSKTHFVIQMARAGHVRPFLTSFQQVNTEGRAQMATALTGMQLLENTARHFESEQFIGTLTKSLYSCVCKPACLGCIKRLTAFPGVVQKLVLDRDIIPALLGLVHSTTSEPQWKQDAVEILISLVGASQPQDYCNNPSLQELHSLHNIHVFLHAASASSPQTKCSCLRLLVLMATKSSDARDLMRCDQSMISRLFSTLSGDHRSGVRLQVLRLIHSIAEEHPGGVPLPPSPEKEGAVNTLVNVFTSSPDMEERTAAAGIIGRLPSDDADIDEMLYRSEILKAIHEVICATQSSSNHHHVTMNEPTPWQPTMVTNCLLENVLASLLRCIEPKRTELQRQALKLDLSTSLIRVLSTASSLAKKQAIIALCHLSHSSDQTMTGSAIDLKDQKDGFFPVSQLQWIFRMKSWCGFSSELSQSLCSVHGSACSRHAFCLVKAGAVGPLVQIVDEAESVACEAALVALETLIREERTACSASMAIAESQGVAAILRVLQHNSSLPTKEKALDLLHSIVKHSEISVQQSPRFKEVLINLLKVEELRKKAALILSQMHDIPQMSSYF; the protein is encoded by the exons ATGGATATCATGGGATTCGGGGCGAGGGATGAGCTACTGAAACGAGTGGCGGATTCTGTCATGCTGTTCTGCGCCGATGCGAGGCACGTTGATCTCGAGCAGGAGAGCTTCCGGAGGTTCTCCGAGTACATGGGCCTGCTCCATGCGCTCGTCCGAGAACTGACGGCCAGGAGGGTGGAGAGGACGCCGGAGTGGGGAACGACGACGGCGGCGCTGCAGCAATTGGAGGCTGAAATCAATAAGGTCAGAGAAACCCTAAAGACCTACGGCGCAAGGAGTCGGCTGTCTCGGCTGCTCGTTTGCCGCGACGTGCTGTCCAAGCTGCAGCGGTCGGCTCACGAGATATGTAGAGCCATCGAAAGCCTCAGCTTGGGGAACCTGGACTCCACCTTGCGATTGAAGTCCAAGGCGGAGGAGATAGTCCACGGTCTAGAATCCGTGGAGTTCAAATCGGCAGCGGCAACCGAGGCCATCGTTACGGAGATAGCGAATTCGGCGGCGGAGGATGGGAGGAGCAGGGACTACACGTCGAGGCTCCTGCACCAGATATCGGACGCGATCGGTGCCACCACAAGTGCTTCACTTGGACGAGAAATGGCCCTTCTGAAGCAGGAGAAGGAAGAAATGGAGGCCAGGAAGCAGCACGCTGAAGCCCTGCAGCTCGCGCAACTGATACACCTGTTGAGCAGAACAGAGATGATCCCCATCCCAAGAGGCGAAGGCGCCACACCCCCGACGTCAGATAACTTCATCGGATCCTTCACATGCCCAATCAGCGGCGAGCTGATGCAAGACCCGGTCGCCGTTGTTTGTGGACACAGCTTCGAGAGAAAAGCCATCCTTGAATACTTCGAGCTGGGACAGAGAACATGCCCGACCTGTGGAGAGCTGCTATCTTCCCAGGAGCTAACCCGAAACATTTCGCTTCAGAATTCCATTCAGGAATGGCAGAAAAGGAGCTTGACGATTAAGCTGCAGAATGCAATGTCCGACTTAGCCTCGAGCGAACCCGATACGCTCAACCAAGCTCTGGAGACTCTGCTTGCAGCAATGGAGGTGCCCGGTTATATCGCGGAAATCTCCCAGCTAAATCCTGTTACAAAACTAGTAACCATGTTGAAGAACAATGCGGTGAATTCCAAATCAACTCTGAAGTGCCTCTGCTACTTGGCCAATCACTCCGCGGAAAACAAG GAAGCCATTGCTGCAGCAGGAGCTGTGCGGTGCATCGTGAAGATGTTCTGCAGGGGCGAAACCGAACCCGAAGCTCTGCAGGTGCTACTGGATTTGTCTGAGAACGAGAAGTTCGCAGATCTAATTGGGAACGCCAAGGATTGCATCCCCTCCTTGGTCTCTCTCGCTCAGAACTCTGTCCCTGCTATCTCGGAGAAAGCCCTGCATGTGTTAAGCAGGCTATCGTCAAAGACGCATTTTGTCATACAGATGGCGCGAGCTGGACACGTTCGACCTTTTCTCACCTCATTCCAACAAG TCAACACGGAGGGCAGAGCGCAGATGGCCACAGCACTGACAGGGATGCAGCTCCTGGAGAACACCGCGAGACACTTCGAGAGCGAGCAGTTCATCGGCACGCTGACCAAATCGCTCTACTCATGCGTGTGCAAGCCCGCATGCCTCGGCTGCATCAAAAGGTTGACGGCCTTTCCTGGAGTGGTACAGAAGCTGGTGTTGGATAGGGACATCATCCCGGCATTGCTTGGCCTCGTGCACTCTACTACATCCGAGCCACAGTGGAAGCAGGACGCTGTTGAGATCCTGATATCGCTCGTGGGCGCCAGCCAGCCTCAAGACTACTGCAACAATCCAAGCTTGCAGGAGCTGCACTCTCTCCACAACATCCATGTCTTCCTCCACGCCGCATCCGCTTCCTCTCCTCAGACCAAATGTTCCTGCTTGCGCTTGCTCGTCTTGATGGCGACGAAATCCAGTGATGCACGGGACCTGATGCGGTGTGATCAGAGCATGATTAGTCGCCTCTTCTCCACCCTTTCGGGAGATCACCGTAGCGGGGTGAGGCTGCAGGTGCTAAGGCTAATACACAGCATCGCTGAAGAACATCCGGGAGGAGTTCCTCTGCCACCATCTCCTGAGAAAGAAGGTGCTGTCAACACCCTCGTAAATGTATTCACCAGCTCGCCTGACATGGAGGAGAGAACAGCAGCAGCTGGAATCATCGGTCGGCTTCCATCGGATGACGCCGACATCGATGAGATGCTCTACAGGTCGGAGATCCTGAAAGCCATACATGAAGTCATCTGTGCTACACAGAGCAGCAGCAACCACCACCATGTGACGATGAATGAACCAACACCATGGCAACCAACGATGGTGACCAACTGTCTCCTGGAGAATGTTCTTGCATCGCTGCTTCGCTGCATAGAACCCAAAAGGACAGAGCTCCAGAGACAAGCCCTCAAGCTCGATCTTTCCACTTCACTGATCAGAGTCCTCTCGACAGCCAGCTCGCTTGCCAAGAAGCAGGCGATCATTGCGTTGTGTCACTTATCCCATTCCAGTGACCAGACCATGACGGGCTCGGCCATCGATCTGAAGGACCAGAAAGATGGGTTCTTTCCAGTCTCACAGTTGCAGTGGATCTTTAGGATGAAGTCATGGTGTGGCTTCTCTTCGGAACTGTCTCAAAGCCTCTGTTCCGTGCATGGCTCTGCGTGCTCCCGCCACGCGTTCTGCCTGGTGAAGGCCGGCGCCGTGGGGCCGCTGGTGCAGATAGTGGATGAGGCGGAGTCCGTTGCCTGTGAAGCTGCGCTGGTAGCACTTGAAACCTTGATCAGGGAAGAGAGAACGGCCTGTTCTGCTTCCATGGC